One Caulobacter segnis genomic window carries:
- a CDS encoding Trm112 family protein: protein MTQTVPPPVDVDPRLLEVLVCPVTRGPLEYDRAKGELISRAAKLAYPIRDGVPIMLPEEARELDG from the coding sequence ATGACGCAAACCGTTCCGCCCCCCGTCGATGTCGATCCGCGCCTGCTGGAAGTACTGGTGTGCCCCGTGACCCGGGGTCCGCTGGAATACGACCGCGCCAAGGGCGAACTGATCAGCCGCGCGGCCAAGCTGGCCTACCCGATCCGCGACGGCGTGCCGATCATGCTGCCGGAAGAGGCGCGGGAACTGGACGGGTAG
- a CDS encoding MarC family protein — translation MTEAKLAVNFFVALFALIDPIGNVPLFAAATLGAAAAGRRMVAVYIGLFMTAFLIFFYFTGVGLLAFFGISMQAFRIAGGIILFILGLDMVRDDFTTMFADAAEGVEDQSPRAYARQRFERLIVPFAMPLLIGPGAISTVIIYAAEAKPLGLAGAGIGVAVIAAVSAVVVAAFWAAPLISKVLGRIGMSIVVRVLGLILCALAVQFVLMGVGDATRGLIRKDAQAPYAESK, via the coding sequence ATGACCGAGGCCAAACTCGCCGTCAACTTCTTCGTCGCCCTGTTCGCCCTGATCGACCCGATCGGCAACGTGCCGCTGTTCGCCGCCGCCACCCTGGGCGCGGCCGCGGCGGGGCGGCGGATGGTGGCCGTCTATATCGGCCTGTTCATGACCGCGTTCCTGATCTTCTTCTACTTCACGGGCGTGGGTCTGCTGGCCTTCTTCGGCATCTCGATGCAGGCCTTCCGCATCGCCGGCGGCATCATCCTGTTCATTCTCGGCCTGGACATGGTGCGCGACGACTTCACCACCATGTTCGCCGACGCCGCCGAGGGCGTGGAGGATCAGTCGCCGCGCGCCTATGCCCGCCAGCGGTTCGAGCGGCTGATCGTGCCGTTCGCCATGCCGCTGCTGATTGGGCCGGGGGCGATCTCGACCGTGATCATCTACGCCGCCGAGGCCAAGCCCCTGGGCCTGGCGGGGGCGGGGATCGGGGTGGCGGTGATCGCCGCCGTCTCGGCCGTGGTCGTGGCCGCCTTCTGGGCCGCGCCGCTGATCAGCAAGGTGCTGGGCCGGATCGGCATGAGCATCGTCGTGCGGGTGTTGGGCCTGATCCTGTGCGCCCTGGCGGTGCAGTTCGTGCTGATGGGCGTGGGCGACGCCACGCGCGGCCTGATCCGCAAGGACGCCCAGGCCCCTTACGCGGAATCCAAGTAG
- the pyrF gene encoding orotidine-5'-phosphate decarboxylase, whose translation MTADPRLIVPLDLPTVDDARDMVERLGDAVSFYKIGLELLASDGMTLARELKASGKSIFLDWKLHDIGATVERSARVLATSGCDLLTVHAEPQVMRAAVKARGDSSLKDSGLKILAVTVLTSLTDADLLEMGYAFGARDLVERRVRQAIECGVDGIVSSPHEAALAREIAKEAARPDFLIVTPGVRPFWSAKNDQARAATPEAAIRAGASHLVCGRPITAANDPREAALKVAAEIAGL comes from the coding sequence ATGACCGCCGACCCGCGCCTGATCGTGCCGCTGGACCTGCCCACCGTCGACGACGCCCGCGACATGGTCGAGCGCCTGGGCGACGCGGTGTCGTTCTACAAGATCGGCCTGGAGCTCTTGGCCAGCGACGGCATGACCCTGGCCCGAGAGCTGAAGGCCAGCGGCAAGTCGATCTTCCTGGATTGGAAGCTGCACGACATCGGCGCGACCGTGGAGCGCTCGGCCCGCGTCCTGGCGACCAGCGGCTGCGACCTGCTGACCGTCCACGCCGAGCCGCAGGTGATGCGGGCCGCGGTGAAGGCGCGCGGCGACTCGTCCCTGAAGGATTCTGGCCTGAAGATCCTGGCCGTCACCGTGCTGACCAGCCTGACCGACGCGGACCTGTTGGAGATGGGCTACGCCTTCGGGGCCCGCGACCTGGTCGAGCGCCGCGTGCGTCAGGCCATCGAATGCGGCGTCGACGGCATCGTCTCCAGCCCGCACGAGGCCGCCCTGGCCCGCGAGATCGCCAAGGAGGCCGCGCGCCCCGACTTCCTGATCGTCACCCCCGGCGTGCGCCCCTTCTGGTCGGCCAAGAACGACCAGGCCCGCGCCGCCACCCCCGAGGCCGCCATTCGCGCCGGCGCCAGCCACCTCGTCTGCGGCCGCCCGATCACCGCCGCCAACGACCCCCGCGAGGCGGCGCTGAAGGTGGCGGCCGAGATCGCGGGGCTCTAG
- a CDS encoding thioredoxin family protein — protein sequence MSLIGEKPAAPTKSEHIKDGTDASFMADVIEASKTQPVIVDFWATWCGPCRQLTPALEKVVGAANGAVKLVKIDVDANPGFAGQLRVQSIPTVYAFVDGRPVDAFQGALPESQVKAFVEKLTGPAGPSAIDDLIALGKESLEIGDVGGAAQAFAQALQTDPTNIKALGGMARAYLMGGDLEGAAEVVAMAPADAKDPDLDAARAALALAEDAPSETAAFEKRLAADADDHEARFELAKAFAGMGRLQEAADHLLTIIARDRAWNDEAARKQLLTVFEAAGPTSEVAKQGRRKLSTILFS from the coding sequence ATGTCCCTGATCGGCGAAAAGCCCGCGGCCCCGACCAAAAGCGAGCACATCAAGGACGGCACGGACGCCAGCTTCATGGCGGACGTCATCGAGGCCTCGAAGACCCAGCCGGTCATCGTCGATTTCTGGGCCACCTGGTGCGGCCCGTGCCGCCAGCTGACTCCGGCGCTCGAGAAGGTCGTTGGCGCGGCCAACGGCGCGGTGAAGCTGGTCAAGATCGACGTCGACGCCAATCCCGGCTTCGCCGGCCAGCTGCGCGTGCAGTCGATCCCGACCGTCTACGCCTTCGTCGACGGACGCCCGGTGGACGCGTTCCAGGGCGCCCTGCCCGAAAGCCAGGTCAAGGCCTTTGTCGAGAAGCTGACCGGTCCGGCCGGCCCCAGCGCCATCGACGACCTGATCGCGCTCGGCAAGGAATCGCTGGAGATCGGCGACGTCGGCGGCGCGGCCCAGGCCTTCGCCCAGGCCCTGCAGACCGACCCGACCAACATCAAGGCCCTGGGCGGCATGGCCCGCGCCTATCTGATGGGCGGCGACCTGGAAGGCGCGGCCGAGGTCGTGGCCATGGCCCCGGCCGACGCCAAGGATCCTGACCTGGACGCCGCCCGCGCCGCCCTGGCGCTGGCCGAGGACGCGCCGTCCGAGACCGCCGCCTTCGAAAAGCGCCTGGCCGCCGACGCCGACGACCACGAGGCCCGCTTCGAACTGGCGAAGGCCTTCGCCGGCATGGGCCGCCTGCAAGAGGCCGCCGACCATCTTCTGACCATCATCGCACGCGACCGTGCGTGGAACGACGAGGCCGCCCGCAAGCAGCTGCTGACGGTGTTCGAGGCGGCTGGCCCGACCTCGGAAGTGGCCAAGCAGGGCCGGCGAAAGCTGTCGACCATCCTCTTCAGCTAG
- a CDS encoding UbiH/UbiF/VisC/COQ6 family ubiquinone biosynthesis hydroxylase, translating to MRAPASTHAPTYGHDADVIIAGAGMAGSTLALALASGGLRPLLVDPQPFEAQLAPTFDGRSSAIAYSSFRQWRAIGAGEALAPHAQRIEQILVTDGRTPGAAARKPLPAFLRFDSSEISGRIEGEPLGYLVENRQIRAALSKAVIDKQIPVIAPMAAKALEVDGGGARLTLSDGRVLSAPLAVSAEGRGSVLRRAAGIGDIGWSYGQSGVVATVRLQRPHEGVAHEYFLPSGPFAILPLTDNRASLVWTESTARGEALRDASPEAFHAHLMRRFGDFLGAVSIEGPTFVYPLSLSLAERMVAPRLALIGDAAHGVHPIAGQGLNLGLKDAAALAEVLVEALRNGEDIGAEAVLERYARWRRFDTVSNALAFDAFVRIFSNDNPLLRLARGAGLAVVNRIAPARRFFMHEAGGGVGDLPKLLRGVNL from the coding sequence ATGCGCGCACCCGCCTCCACGCACGCCCCCACGTACGGCCACGACGCGGACGTGATCATCGCCGGCGCCGGCATGGCCGGTTCGACGCTGGCCCTGGCCCTCGCCTCGGGCGGTCTCCGGCCGCTCCTGGTCGATCCGCAGCCGTTCGAGGCCCAGCTGGCCCCGACCTTCGACGGCCGCAGCTCGGCCATCGCCTATTCCAGCTTCCGCCAGTGGCGGGCGATCGGCGCGGGCGAGGCCTTGGCCCCGCACGCCCAGCGCATCGAGCAGATCCTGGTCACCGACGGCCGCACGCCCGGCGCGGCGGCCCGCAAGCCCCTCCCGGCCTTCCTGCGCTTCGACTCCAGCGAGATCTCGGGCCGCATCGAGGGCGAGCCCCTCGGCTATCTGGTCGAGAACCGCCAGATCCGCGCGGCGCTCTCCAAGGCGGTGATCGACAAGCAGATCCCGGTCATCGCCCCGATGGCGGCGAAGGCTCTCGAGGTCGATGGCGGCGGCGCCCGGCTGACCCTCTCCGACGGCCGCGTGCTGTCGGCCCCGCTGGCGGTCAGCGCCGAGGGGCGCGGCTCGGTCCTGCGCCGGGCGGCGGGTATCGGCGACATCGGCTGGAGCTACGGCCAGAGCGGCGTGGTGGCGACCGTGCGCCTGCAGCGTCCGCACGAGGGCGTGGCCCACGAATATTTCCTGCCCAGCGGCCCGTTCGCCATCCTGCCGCTGACCGACAATCGCGCCAGCCTAGTCTGGACCGAGAGCACCGCGCGCGGCGAGGCCCTGCGCGACGCCAGCCCGGAGGCCTTCCACGCCCACCTGATGCGCCGGTTCGGCGACTTCCTGGGCGCGGTCTCGATCGAGGGCCCGACCTTCGTCTATCCGCTGTCGCTGTCCCTGGCCGAACGCATGGTCGCGCCGCGCCTGGCCCTGATCGGCGACGCCGCCCACGGGGTGCACCCGATCGCCGGGCAAGGGCTGAACCTGGGCCTCAAGGACGCCGCCGCCCTGGCCGAGGTGCTGGTCGAGGCGTTACGCAACGGCGAGGACATCGGCGCCGAGGCGGTGCTGGAGCGCTACGCCCGCTGGCGGCGGTTCGACACGGTCAGCAACGCCCTGGCCTTCGACGCCTTCGTGCGGATCTTCTCGAACGACAACCCGCTGCTGCGCCTGGCGCGCGGCGCCGGCCTGGCGGTGGTCAACCGCATCGCCCCGGCAAGAAGGTTCTTCATGCACGAGGCCGGCGGCGGCGTGGGGGATCTGCCGAAATTGTTGAGGGGTGTGAACCTGTAA
- a CDS encoding winged helix-turn-helix domain-containing protein, translated as MAELDDLIHQPLRLKIMAALAAEKGQPLDFPRLKTITQATDGNLGSHLATLEKAGYVAIEKDFVGKRPRTQARLTPEGRKAFRAHVEYLRSVVEALDEL; from the coding sequence ATGGCCGAGCTCGACGACCTGATCCACCAGCCGCTGCGGCTGAAGATCATGGCGGCCCTGGCCGCCGAGAAGGGCCAGCCGCTGGACTTCCCACGCCTGAAGACGATCACCCAGGCCACCGATGGCAACCTGGGCAGCCACCTGGCGACGCTGGAGAAGGCCGGCTACGTGGCCATCGAGAAGGACTTCGTCGGCAAGCGCCCGAGGACCCAGGCCAGGCTCACGCCGGAAGGCCGCAAGGCCTTCCGGGCGCATGTCGAGTATCTGCGGAGCGTCGTTGAAGCTCTGGATGAGCTCTAG
- a CDS encoding LON peptidase substrate-binding domain-containing protein encodes MQGTYRKLGDLPLVIPVFPLDGALLLPGGQLPLNIFEPRYLNMLDDAMSGERIIGMIQTRPHQNPDTQRPALAPVGCAGRVTSFAETSDGRYLITLTGVCRFRAGEELPVRTPYRQVRADFTPFEPDLREDGSSERTAADIDRLLAALRRYLDHRGLAIDWGDAESAPSDALINSLAMALPFDPLEKQALLEAETIFERKATLTALLEIDAAASDDDEPTSIQ; translated from the coding sequence ATGCAGGGAACCTATCGCAAGCTTGGCGACCTGCCGCTGGTGATCCCGGTGTTTCCGCTCGACGGGGCCTTGCTGCTGCCCGGCGGCCAGCTGCCGTTGAACATCTTCGAGCCGCGCTACCTGAACATGCTGGACGACGCGATGTCGGGCGAGCGGATCATCGGCATGATCCAGACCCGGCCGCACCAGAACCCCGATACCCAGCGCCCGGCCCTGGCCCCAGTCGGGTGCGCGGGGCGGGTGACCAGCTTCGCTGAGACCAGCGACGGCCGCTATCTGATCACCCTGACCGGGGTCTGCCGCTTCCGGGCGGGCGAGGAGCTGCCGGTGCGCACGCCCTATCGCCAGGTCCGCGCCGACTTCACGCCGTTCGAGCCCGACCTGCGCGAGGACGGGTCCAGCGAACGCACCGCCGCCGACATCGACCGCCTGCTGGCCGCCCTGCGCCGCTACCTCGATCATCGGGGCCTGGCCATCGACTGGGGCGACGCCGAGAGCGCTCCGTCCGACGCCCTGATCAACAGCCTGGCCATGGCCCTGCCGTTCGATCCCCTTGAAAAGCAGGCCCTGCTGGAGGCCGAGACGATCTTCGAGCGCAAGGCGACCCTCACGGCGCTGCTGGAGATCGACGCGGCCGCCAGCGACGATGACGAACCGACCTCTATCCAATAG
- a CDS encoding DUF6065 family protein has product MELECYPTENRPPEIVPGRPQRAWMDRFAERHPYRCLPLTMANTTGWDIICPVGFSMTWDGGAHQECIKFQPDHPYPGFTDFVKSHFTRGVVTFHTGYLFRTPPGWSLMAMGPPNHVKDGIQPLAGVIETDWLPFPFTMNWMFTRPGTVRFEKGETFCFIMPIQDKPMEAFQPVIRSMNSNPDLRRQYDVWAEKRSEFNALIFKRDPEATKEAWQRFYFKGEYPEEIKAEAPSHHVNKRRMKSPKLGV; this is encoded by the coding sequence ATGGAACTGGAGTGCTATCCCACCGAGAACCGGCCGCCGGAAATCGTGCCCGGCCGGCCGCAGCGCGCCTGGATGGACCGGTTCGCCGAGCGCCATCCCTATCGCTGCCTGCCGCTGACCATGGCCAACACCACCGGCTGGGACATCATCTGCCCGGTCGGCTTCTCAATGACCTGGGACGGCGGCGCGCACCAGGAGTGCATCAAGTTCCAGCCCGACCACCCGTATCCGGGCTTCACCGACTTCGTGAAGTCGCACTTCACGCGCGGGGTGGTGACGTTCCACACCGGCTATCTCTTCCGCACGCCGCCGGGCTGGTCGCTGATGGCCATGGGGCCGCCCAACCACGTCAAGGACGGCATCCAGCCGCTGGCGGGCGTGATCGAAACCGACTGGCTGCCATTCCCCTTCACGATGAACTGGATGTTCACGCGGCCCGGCACGGTGCGGTTCGAGAAGGGCGAGACCTTCTGCTTCATCATGCCGATCCAGGACAAGCCGATGGAGGCCTTCCAGCCGGTGATCCGCTCGATGAACTCCAACCCGGACCTGCGCCGCCAGTACGACGTCTGGGCCGAGAAGCGCAGCGAGTTCAACGCCCTGATCTTCAAGCGCGACCCCGAGGCCACCAAGGAGGCCTGGCAGCGCTTCTACTTCAAGGGCGAGTACCCGGAAGAGATCAAGGCCGAGGCCCCCAGCCACCACGTCAACAAGCGGCGGATGAAGTCGCCGAAGCTGGGGGTGTGA
- a CDS encoding prolyl-tRNA synthetase associated domain-containing protein, translating into MKTRADLFAFFEAHGIQASTLDHPPVFRVEEGLEIKKALPGGHTKNLFLKDAKGQLWLISALGETTIDLKKLHTVIGSGRLSFGPEAMMVETLGVTPGSVTAFGLINDTEGRIRFVLDKALADSDPVNFHPLGNDATTAVSQADFRKFLAALGVEPMIVDFAAMEVVG; encoded by the coding sequence ATGAAGACCAGAGCCGACCTGTTCGCCTTTTTCGAGGCCCACGGAATTCAAGCCTCGACCCTCGACCACCCGCCGGTGTTCCGCGTCGAGGAAGGCCTCGAAATCAAGAAGGCCCTGCCCGGCGGCCACACCAAGAACCTGTTCCTCAAGGACGCCAAGGGCCAGCTGTGGCTGATCTCGGCCCTGGGCGAGACCACGATCGACCTGAAGAAGCTGCACACCGTGATCGGTTCCGGCCGGCTGTCGTTCGGGCCCGAGGCGATGATGGTCGAGACCCTGGGCGTGACGCCGGGTTCGGTGACGGCGTTCGGGCTGATCAACGACACTGAAGGGCGGATCCGCTTCGTGCTGGACAAGGCCCTGGCGGACAGCGACCCGGTCAACTTTCACCCGCTGGGCAACGACGCCACGACGGCGGTGTCGCAGGCCGATTTCCGCAAGTTCCTCGCCGCGCTGGGCGTGGAGCCGATGATCGTCGACTTCGCGGCGATGGAAGTGGTGGGCTGA